Part of the Spea bombifrons isolate aSpeBom1 chromosome 3, aSpeBom1.2.pri, whole genome shotgun sequence genome, TTTCCATGCTTATTATGCTCATTTGAAATcacatgcaaaaatatattctgtAGTTTTCTTTGAATTTCTTCTGTAGTTGCCATTGCTGAGCAATGATTAAATATGTTTGGCAACATACCCCACGCTTTTTTTATACTTGAGGCACATCATTCATTCCTTACAAAGTATGCTATAGGGTAGCTTTAATAGTTATGGCTTAATGGGGTTGGAGGCTACTCTCTACATACATGGCTAAATGAGATGTGTATTTTTACATATCAGTGCAGCATGGACAGAGATCATTCTAGGGAACCGAATGTTTTTATGCCAGAAATGTTGCACTggcattttttaacttttccGCTTGTGAGAAGAGGGTGAAACGTCATTTCTCACACTTTCCCTACAAATCCTCTGTGCTGATCATGCTGTGATCACCAAgctccatagactttaattgGGGGTTACAATGCATGTGATTAAACAGACCGTGCAGGGGATATCCTATCCTCTGACATTCTGGCTGCGGTCGTCAGTGACGTCTCCCGGAAGGGAATGCGCGATCGCGTTGCTGTTACGTATAACCAGGGCGCTGCAAGAAAGTCAggatgtacatgtatgtactaATGCATGGAGTTGTAAAGCTACAGTACTGTCCTACCCTGAATCTAAAGTGCTTGAGTGATGATCTTTATTAAGTCGGATACCCCTTCACTCGTAGTGAGTGACAAAACGCTACTGACAAGCATATTTATGATGGTATTCATGTATGTGTAACAAATCTTTGAAACTGATcaaacatttcttctttttattaagACGCCAAGCCCATCTGTGTGTCCTGGCTTCCAACTGTGATGAACCAATGTATGTCAAGTTGGTAGAGGCCCTGTGTGCCGAGCACCAAATCAATCTCATTAAGGTATGTGAAAAGTTAATGGGCTCATCTATAGGTCATGGTAGCTTAAAAACATCTTTCAAATCCATAGTGACAGTTAGTGCTTCTGTCATTGATTGGCTATCTGTTTTCTTATTGTGCAGAAATTCAGccttaatgtaaatgttttgcaCCTGTGAAAGGATTGATATCTTCAAAAGTATCAAGGTTTTCCAACTCTCACTTCtgttgtataaatgtgtatttcatatggggggggggcgcgcGATCTTATGTCCTTGTGTTCTGTAGTGGTGTATCTCCATGTAATCTCCATACGCTAAGTTGCAAGCTGTTGGTTTTGTGCTGCTGCCTTTGTAACAAGTGAACTTCAAGACAGAAGAATGGATAATGTATGCTCTGTTAGTCTGCTTTTTTGTTCTACGATTACCCTAACCACAAGGTATAGGTAATTTCTAGAAACTTACAAGCTATCTCAATAGCCAATCACTTCAAGTTCAGTTGACACCACTGCCAATAGCAAAATGGAAATGGTTACTAACTTATTAGGGCTTTAATCAAATCGTGTGCATTTAAGTTGACTGAAGAAAGCATAGGTGTGAAGTTGCACTTGATCAGATGGTGTTTGTGTATACTAATAGAAAAGCCAGTACATGGTGGCTTGTGTCAAGTAAATGATGACAATTTGGCTCCCTCTACTGAATGCTGTGAGGAGAAAAGCCTAGACGTTACCCAAGAATGTCTGACTTGACAGCATCTCATAACCTGTAATTCAGCCTTTGGAAGCCTAATCTCAACagtgtaaaattatatttctagGTTGATGACAGTAAGAAACTTGGCGAATGGGTTGGTCTCTGCAAGATCGACAGGGAAGGAAAGCCCCGCAAAGTTGTTGGTTGCAGTTGTGTTGTCGTGAAGGTGAGTAGTTTAGTTTTCCCTATGCCATTAGTGAGCTGCTGCCAATCAAAAAGTGCTTTGCAGACCTTGCTCAACCGTAGTGGCAAGAATAAAAGCCATCGTACGAGCCTTGAAGCCATCATGTGGCAATTAAGGTCCCTGAAAATGGCAACAATGTTAATAgtacaaaaatagtttttattgttCCTATCTGGCTGAAATCAGATAGGTGGCTCTCTATTTTGTCTACAAATTAATCCTAATAGTAGCTCCTGTTTGACTTTTTTTGCTCCAGGACTACGGCAAGGAGTCTCAGGCCAAGGATGTCATTgaagagtatttcaaatgcaaaaaatgaacATCCAAATAAAAGATACACCAAGTTTGACAGATGTCTTGTCCATAGTGTCTTTGTGGTTTCAGAACAAATGCCTGGGTTTATTACAATGTATCTATTAGACAGTGTCCAAGTTAAGTGCTTTCTCTCTGTAGTAATAGacttaaaattacaatttaaacataaaatgtcCCTCAAATCTGACAGTTATGGTTGCATTGAGTAAGTTTGACCATTCAAACCAATATTGGTTGATCCAGAATGTCAGAAGTTTCCTCTTGGCTGCAAGGCTGTCGCTCACCCTGGATCAGCTTTGTCTTGCCTACTTTTACCTGTGAAAACCCtctatgcattttttatatctAGGAAATATCTTTAATTCCTGGGTAGAATTGGCCAAAGACTTCAGATAGCCATTTGTTCCACGATTTAACTGTCCTAACAATAGaggcattgggggggggggcggtcttTGTCAAATCTTAAGGGATGCCCACACTCTGTCCAGATTGTGTGTTTTACAGGTCTCTAAAATTATCTTTTGACCTTAAACATACCTGTAAAGGTTtcatagggttttttttcttcatagctGAAATCTTTCAtcatttttgtagccctcctctgaaacTTTTCGGTATGATTTTGGTTTTGTGATGGTGCGCATGGCTCTTGTGCAGTGGTTGTACTTAAATTCCATAGCATGAGCCATATTTGTCAGTTGATGATACAGGAAATCTGTATTTGAATATGAATTCATTTTAACAAGGCATCTATGATGAGACTTTGGCTCCCTCTTCTGAAGCATGTGAGGAAAATTGCCAAACGTTACCCAAAAATCTCTGAGATGCAACAATTTATAAGTCAATAAAACTTAAAGGAGGAACTTTATGTAGTATAACAATCTCTGTATGCCTTTTTACTTGAGGTTGTGGGAATGTTAAATgcttatagcaccatcaaatgccatagtgctgtacaaagggtcGACAAAACATACCAGTTTGACTTGGACAGTTGAAGTgggtcctgctcaaacaagcttgaTTATCTCACTGTTCTCTAGAAATGTAGTTAGGGCCCCCCTCCACAAATCTGTTACTTGCAGGAACACTGACTGAAAACAGGAGGTTTCATCTAAGGACAGCTTTTAATGTCTGACGCACAAGTGACAGTTTACAAAATATAATGGAACTTTAATCTGATGGTAACCACACTCTTGCAGGTAAGTATTAACTGTTATTGCTCATGTTTTAAAGTCTATGGTACCTTACATTCAATAAACTTGGTACATAACATTTGCATGTGATCTGGCTCTTTTTTTCAGGGGGGTAGCTTGATCAATCTGCAACAGGAGTGCTCCTTAATGTGCAACCTTACGCCCTCAATGTCCTTAGAATTGCATTATGGCATGTTTCCTTCCCAGATATAAACTTACTGCGGTGTGAAAGCCTGAACATCATTAGCTGTTGTagctgaatttttttaaaatttactcACAGAACCAAAGATTGTGAAGCACTTGGCCTCTCAATGGAAAATTAATCCCTTAAAGACCAATGACATCCCTGGTGCATCTcgaaaaaagtttaaaacagTCTCATGGCACTAAAAAAGCTTGCTCTTTATTTGCTTAAATGGTGTTTCTGTAATGCCTCTATGGTGAGGTTTTCAGCAACAAAGAACCACAGCTTTGTTCTGGGTTGAGCACTGTCAAAACTTCGCAGTATACTATTGGGTCATACTGCTGATTTGAtacaaataaagtttattttgagcaagtgctaaaattatagctttatcttctcaaaaatctcaacatagagttaaagtaaaagcatttcaaatacccaaggggtgtccaATTTAATAAAGTgagtggtttgatggggtaaattggagtagccgggctcaaagatagggcataggcacagactgaccaaaatgcaGGAAagaaaagcgcacttcccaaatgtggcattttaaatctcaaacaaccccataaacccatgcatgtggggtatcactgaacttggcagatgttgctgaacacacattggtgTGTTTGATAGTGGCGCATACCAAGCGCTATGAACCCATTCCTGAAGtatgatttgtgtgaaaaaaatacaaaattaaaatttggCAAAGGCAGGTAGTAGAATTTcatgcataaaaatatatggtttgatggggatacattgagttaactggcttcaaataccgtattggcccgaatataggccgcacttttttcccccactttaagactttaaagtgggggtgcggcctatattcggggtctagcgcccgacgcccgggacatgcagtcccgggcgccgggcaggcagcggggttaggatacagatcccccgcagcggtgcgggggacctgcatcctactgtctgatacgctcaaacagcctcccctgccggcactttccacggggg contains:
- the RPS12 gene encoding 40S ribosomal protein S12, which encodes MAEEGISAGGVMDINTALQEVLKTALIHDGLARGIREAAKALDKRQAHLCVLASNCDEPMYVKLVEALCAEHQINLIKVDDSKKLGEWVGLCKIDREGKPRKVVGCSCVVVKDYGKESQAKDVIEEYFKCKK